A genomic stretch from Capra hircus breed San Clemente unplaced genomic scaffold, ASM170441v1, whole genome shotgun sequence includes:
- the LOC108634541 gene encoding heat shock transcription factor, Y-linked-like: MAHISSEIQDGPPKNESAGSETSIRPSLYDYTIGDSVLRSMIEEYAFQALSEDLVIKRPRYTYSVSQTDDVNDFLSLTFPQKLWNIVESDQFESIWWDETGTCIVINEELFKKEVLERKDPFRIFETKSMKSLIRQLNLYGFHKNRQTVQRSASLPVFLEEENNISLLRKLQTYYNPNFKRGHPQLLARMQRRVGINNVSPISSLVQGNKKHAKVSVKKDDHNSEFLPEMSGESAFPASTSLSVPFIQKPHTSQVVANTRALSPCDLPTPSAISVRHTDQIVVDQSEVLKKLSILNWHSQSRYTQVNGHVEDFATTTTSTSGNHIVSPLQSSYSGLMVEPSKFPDRHSDMSAHDSPFLNLQERGNSWFSVPTIAYTSASSLSSILINNHQYVKTILIKTDLPNRYQIMEPKGD, from the exons atggcacatatttcttcagaaattcaagATGGGCCTCCTAAAAATGAATCCGCTGGTTCAGAAACCTCCATTAGACCTTCTTTGTATGATTATACAATTGGGGACTCAGTTTTGAGATCTATGATTGAAGAATATGCTTTTCAGGCTTTGTCTGAGGATCTTGTGATCAAAAGGCCACGCTACACATATTCTGTCTCTCAAACAGATGATGTGAATGATTTTCTTTCACTCACATTTCCACAAAAACTTTGGAATATAGTTGAAAGTGATCAGTTTGAATCTATTTGGTGGGATGAGACAGGCACATGTATAGTGATCAAtgaagaactcttcaagaaagaagtcttggaaagaaaggatcctttcagaatatttgaaacCAAGAGTATGAAAAGTTTAATTCGACAGCTTAACCTTTATGGATTTCATAAAAACCGACAAACTGTTCAAAGATCGGCTTCACTACCTgtctttctggaagaagaaaacaacatcTCTCTTTTGCGTAAG TTACAGACCTACTATAATCCAAATTTCAAAAGAGGCCATCCCCAACTTTTAGCAAGAATGCAAAGAAGAGTTGGAATTAACAATGTGTCTCCAATATCTTCATTAGTTCAAGGTAACAAGAAGCATGCTAAAGTAAGTGTCAAAAAAGATGATCATAACTCGgaatttcttccagaaatgaGTGGAGAGAGTGCATTTCCAGCCTCCACAAGTTTAAGTGTGCCTTTCATACAAAAGCCTCATACCAGCCAGGTAGTTGCTAATACACGTGCCCTATCTCCATGCGACTTACCTACCCCATCAGCAATATCAGTTAGACACACTGACCAGATTGTGGTAGATCaatctgaagttttaaaaaagttgAGCATTTTAAATTGGCACTCACAGAGCAGATACACTCAAGTAAACGGCCACGTTGAGGACTTTGCTACTACAACTACATCTACTTCTGGGAACCACATCGTATCTCCATTACAGAGCAGTTATTCTGGACTGATGGTGGAACCTTCTAAATTTCCAGACAGGCATAGCGATATGTCAGCCCATGACAGTCCTTTTCTTAACCTGCAAGAGAGAGGCAACTCATGGTTCTCAGTGCCAACAATCGCTTATACATCTGCCTCCTCTCTATCGAGTATACTCATCAATAATCATCAATATGTGAAAACCATCCTAATCAAAACTGACCTACCAAATAGGTATCAGATTATGGAGCCTAAAGGAGATTGA